One window of Pyxicephalus adspersus chromosome 4, UCB_Pads_2.0, whole genome shotgun sequence genomic DNA carries:
- the LOC140329413 gene encoding thrombomodulin-like → MLTFCIIWALIALCQSAPMDEVFSTSEFVCLDQACYSVSWEKKKFEKAKTTCEARNGQLLTVTNTVQADAISLLVSKAETDVRVWIGLEQPFKNRCTNMLESLRGFSWVSGDNKTDYTNWRKPGVRKCGALCVTVHKDGTWEETLCDFKADGYLCELEYTGLCSPLTLKSVVNITYSHKSLGLGRSGGSIFPSGTNAYIASLKDSLFCASEGDGQPQWKSEVPGPWDCSIEKGGCENDCVMEDGMSICTCPPETHLKDDGRTCVKPCDPNPCSQLCIPISESPGFVCMCQEGYELADDQKTCIDIDDCAVNPNICDHHCTNTIGSFVCGCKPGLELVTNPDCDDPDGCPSECVDINECDSPFTQCEHDCENLEGGYRCFCFEGFVVDENNPNKCKRFCNTSFCQAECDINDINKCECPDGYIVDQNDEGMAICTDVDECESNPCDGICTNLFGSYECTCPEGFIANGSECKSEEGSGLPETTTTAKRPFETPPTKPSQPDIHSLQPAMLLGICIGVISILTVLIAILCHMLRKHYMEEHALDYKTKNNEKNVRLQQVKTDSQRKL, encoded by the coding sequence ATGCTGACTTTCTGCATTATCTGGGCACTCATCGCCCTGTGCCAGTCGGCTCCTATGGATGAAGTCTTCTCCACCTCAGAGTTTGTGTGCCTGGATCAAGCCTGCTATTCTGTATCCTGGGAAAAGAAGAAGTTTGAAAAAGCCAAGACTACATGTGAGGCCAGGAATGGGCAGCTTCTGACAGTGACAAATACAGTGCAAGCTGATGCCATCTCTTTACTTGTGTCCAAAGCAGAGACAGATGTCAGAGTTTGGATAGGACTGGAACAGCCATTTAAAAACAGATGCACAAATATGTTAGAGTCTCTGAGAGGCTTCTCTTGGGTGAGTGGGGATAATAAAACAGATTACACCAACTGGAGGAAACCTGGGGTGAGGAAGTGTGGTGCCCTCTGTGTCACTGTGCACAAGGATGGCACATGGGAAGAGACTCTCTGTGACTTTAAAGCTGATGGTTACTTGTGTGAATTGGAATATACAGGTTTATGCAGTCCACTTACCCTGAAGTCAGTGGTTAATATCACTTATTCTCACAAGTCACTTGGATTGGGCCGTAGCGGGGGTTCTATCTTCCCATCGGGCACCAATGCTTATATAGCTTCCCTTAAGGACTCTCTGTTCTGTGCCAGCGAAGGAGATGGACAACCACAATGGAAGAGTGAAGTCCCAGGGCCTTGGGATTGCAGTATTGAGAAAGGTGGATGTGAAAATGATTGTGTGATGGAGGATGGGATGTCAATATGTACCTGTCCCCCAGAGACACACCTGAAAGACGATGGCAGGACTTGTGTCAAACCGTGTGACCCCAATCCCTGTAGTCAGCTTTGTATTCCAATATCAGAGTCACCTGGCTTTGTCTGCATGTGCCAGGAGGGATATGAACTTGCAGATGATCAAAAGACCTGTATAGATATTGATGACTGTGCAGTCAACCCCAATATATGTGATCACCATTGCACCAACACCATCGGCAGCTTTGTCTGCGGCTGTAAACCTGGATTGGAGTTGGTGACCAATCCTGATTGTGATGACCCCGATGGGTGTCCATCGGAATGTGTGGACATTAATGAATGTGACAGCCCATTCACCCAGTGTGAGCATGACTGTGAAAACCTTGAGGGGGGCTACAGATGCTTCTGTTTTGAAGGCTTTGTGGTGGATGAAAATAACCCCAACAAGTGCAAAAGATTTTGCAACACCTCTTTCTGCCAGGCTGAATGTGACATCAATGACATCAACAAATGCGAGTGTCCAGATGGCTACATAGTGGACCAGAACGATGAAGGTATGGCAATCTGCACTGATGTAGATGAATGTGAGAGTAATCCTTGTGATGGCATCTGTACCAATTTATTTGGGTCATATGAATGTACCTGTCCAGAGGGCTTTATAGCCAATGGCTCTGAATGCAAATCTGAAGAAGGCTCAGGATTGCCTGAAACAACAACTACCGCCAAACGACCATTTGAGACCCCACCAACCAAGCCTTCCCAACCAGATATTCACAGCCTACAGCCAGCCATGTTGCTGGGTATATGCATTGGAGTTATATCAATATTAACTGTTCTGATTGCAATTCTGTGCCACATGCTGAGGAAGCATTACATGGAGGAGCATGCCTTGGACTACAAGACAAAAAACAATGAGAAGAATGTAAGACTTCAGCAAGTAAAAACAGATTCACAGAGAAAACTTTAG